A region of the Dermacentor albipictus isolate Rhodes 1998 colony chromosome 4, USDA_Dalb.pri_finalv2, whole genome shotgun sequence genome:
AGTCTAGAAAGTTTATTTCGTCTGATCATAATACACCCATCTGAATGAAACTTTTTTCTGAGGGTTAATTTTTGAATTTTAAAAGCTGACAAGTTCGTTTCGTCTCCTTCTCTGGAAAAGGCGTGGAGACAACATCATTGCATCAGGCGGCGCAGACCAAATATCTGGCCCTCTGACCATGTTTTAGCAACCATTTCATTTCTCGCGGCAGCAATACTTTGCATGAACGTTTCTTTTAAACAACTTGTTTTCCTACAGCCAATGCTGCATTCAGGTTCTCTTTATACGCACATGAATGCGTCTGAAAGCGTGAAAGCGGTGCTGACATTTTAGTGTAGAGAACACACTACGGTCTGGCAGGCTTTATGGTTGAGCCGAATAAAGATCAAGGAAACGGCTTTTATTGGTCCTTCATGCAAGGACGAACTCCCCTGAATAAAGAGAATGTCGAGAATTGTGCTAAAGGAAAGCGGTGAGGGGATAGGGAGGGGGCTGTAAACCACCACAGAACTTAAGAAGAGAGACAAATGGACGAAGGAGAGATCGCTTCTGGGAAAACGGAAGCACCATAAATCCGAGTCGAGTCTACAAAGCCATAGTAAAAAGCCACGCCACCGGTCGGTGTTAACATTCCCGTGAACCGAACACACAGGAGCGTGCCGAAGAGGAAAATGCTATTAGTCGTGCCCGCAAGCGGTGCAAGTGTAAACATGGAAACACCTCGTTTGTTTTTTCGGTCgcaccgcgaaaaaaaaaaggaactagaCTCGCACTATGCGATAAACCTTCCGCGCTGTTAATCGTGCGCGCACGTTCACCAGTGCTGCGCCGAACGGCCACCTCCGTTGCGCAACAAAAAACTACGGTTTCAGATTTAAGCTCTCAATGCTGGCTTCGGCACTTCGCTTTCTCGCAAGTTTCCATttgaatgccccccccccccctcatttctTTCATCAAAGTATTTCGACATGCACGTTCTCTTTCTCTTCTACCGTGTTCTCTCCTCAATCGCTCCTCCTCGACCGGGATGGCGAGTGTGATGGAGCGAGGTAGCCGGAAAGGCTAAGCCACGTGCAAAGTACGCGTTCCGAGGCCACCGAGGCCATCTATCACGAGTGTTCCACCGGATTCGACGCGCTCGAAAATGCACGCGGTGTTGCGACGACTAAAAAACGAGGTTGTAGCTAAGTAATAagtgaaacaaagaaaaatggtTGGCCGTGagacgttttctttcttcttttcttttcttcttcaccGCTTTCTCGGTTCAAGCTATATACTGCACCGCCTGCAAACCACGCCGCTGGTTGGTGTTTACATTCCCGAGAGCAGAACACGGGGGCAGCGCGCCGAAGAAGAAAACACTATTAGTCGTGCCCGCAAGCGGTGCATGCGTAAACACGGAAATAccttgtctgtttgtttgtttttcggtCACACCACGAAATTGCGGTTGTCGCGAATTTGTTTTGGCTATCGCAGGCTCAAGTGCGCTCGACGCTTTTTAGACGTCGTCTCccttttcatctctctctctctctctctctctctctctctctgacaaaACTTTTTTTTAGGTTTTTGTCACTATCTCTGTTCAAAGTTCGCGTGGCTTTGTGCTTGACAGAGCACGAAACCTTTAACACTAGCATAGCAATAACGGCCTCGTTGTCGGTCGTATAGTACCGGCAGGCCATGGCGCGCATTGTTATGCAGAGTCTTAACATTGTAAACCGCAAATATATTCGAGATGGCTCATAGTTGAGTAACTATACGTCACACTCCTCGTAGATTTCGTCATGCTGGCCCTAATGCAAAGGTTTTGCTCGCGTCGAATCTCATTTTCAGCGTTGCATACGTGCGATACGACCAAACGTCTACATCGAGCAACCGTTAAATCCATTGGGCTAAAGCCTGTTCTCTTGGAACGCGCTTGGTCCTGACTGGCGGTGAGGCTTTTCGGGCATATTTAGCTAGGCTTTCTGGCTACCTCTGAGGCTTCTCCTCAACAAAATTATACATAAACAAACAAAGTTCACCACGAACAACTACAGAAAAAGTCAAAATAAGAAAAAGCAGGATGAAGTAACAAAAGCTAGGGTGGAAATAGAATGTGAAGATTGTGATCCATcgattggatttttttttttacgtcgcgAGAAACATGTAGGCTATGAATTAAAACACCGTTTTAGATGCGGTGAGTTTAGCGGGGGGTCTCAataagtcaaaggcgttcacacaggccagtcTCCCTCAAGAAAGATGAAAGTGCCTTccacagctttgtgggccgacgagagatgaggaagagggaaggggagcgAAAGTTCTGAGATGTAGAGCCGCTCGACTAGTTTCATGTCATGCAGGAATTTCAACAGTGCTTTAGATGTCCGCATTGAAGTTGCCGTGTCATGCCATGGGACAAGAATAGTGTCCTCCGACGGTAGTTGCCGACAAACGCCGGCTAGGGAATTATCCggcgtccttcgctccagcatatataaGGGTATGCTGGGCAATTGCAAAATATGTGTTCCGGCATTGCAGGCGTCTGACAGTGCCCGCAATCAGGGCTGTCCGACTGGTCGATGAGGTGTGCATCGCCAGTGTTGTCTCCGCAAGTTTTCTCAAATAAAACTATGTTCGTGTGGCTTTAGATGCGCGGTACCACGCTTGTTTCGATAGTATGCGAATATTTACTGCGATTTATACTGCCCATTAGACAACGGTTGTCCCTGCAAACGGGCCTTCGTGCAATATTCTAGTGCATTGCTGCTGTCAATGCTCTGCCCTTCGGGCGAAAATACCACTTTTCGCCATCTCCAGCAGCGATGATTAGGCAATTGTCTAGTTTAGCTCcctatattctctctctctctctctctctctctctctctctctctctctctctctctcgcttgtaAATTGATCGACTCCTCTGCTTCTCGATGCAGCCCAGGCGCCCTGAGGCTCCGCTCCAGCCCGGGATGATCCTGCCCGCGGCATGGAGCCAGTGTCCGTCGATGACTGCCGTGCGTgccagcagcagcaactgcagctgcagctgcagcagcaacagcagcaacagcagcagcagcagccgtcgtCCCCCGCCGACGGTGGAGACAACGAGGAGGAAGCGGGCGGCGCCGAGGACGAAGAGAAGTCCATTCCGGTGGCTTTTCCGCGCAACATCCTGCGCTGCCTGGTGCTTCTCCTGCCCGTGTCGGTGCCCGTGGTGGTGTACGTGCGGGACGCCGACTCTACGCGACGCCTCTTCCTGGTCGCCTTTGCACTCTTCCTGCTGCTCGTCTTCTCCTGCGTCACCATGGCGCTGGTGCGGTCCCGCAGCAGGGCACACGACGACGAGGAGGAGGCTGCGCCCAGGGTCAGTCCTGTTCCGGCCGAGATGTTGGGCCCCCCGGGGCCACGAGTCACGGCGCGCTGAGCGCATCCCTTTCCATCTCTACGAGAGAAAATCTGGGCCTCTCGTGAAGCTATTTGGCATTTGTCTGACGCATAATTGTGCTTtcgctgccttctttcttttctttttcatttacttTAATTGTGAAAGCAAGTTATAGACCTTCAAGACATGACGTCGTGCAGATAGGTGCCTACCTCAGCCTACCGTGCACGTGCGGAATCTGGCAGACATTCGGGACATAGATCTGGGCCAGTACAACGTAAAACGATTCCAATCTggttttttttctggttttttttttcaatacgccATCGGCCCTCCGCGATAGGTCACAATGATTCCGGTCCAGCCCATACGAGCGGGCGCCACGCCCATATGGGCAGAACCCGAGCCATTTTGATCTATCATGGAGCGCTAATGACCGATTTGGAGTCAAAGTAAATTGAAACAGTTGAGATTCTGTTTTTTTATAACAGTTTGTGGGCAAAGACACACTATCGCTAGTTACTCGCTTACTCTAtggaccgtcacgaaacgttcagctttGAACATTCGTGTGCTGTCAGTGTAGTCGCTGTTACCCATGCTTCGGTGCATTGGTTCAAGAGTGCATCCATTCATTTTTGATACGCTGGCGAcagagtgggcgtaagtttgcATGTGAGCAGTGTTGTATGTGCGTAGATAACTTACGAATAACTTACTCTGCCAGCTCGGAAgcagcgctactccctttgtcaccgTGTAAcaagcggtactcactcttgcctaCGTTCCTGGGTTGAAGTTCGCTAgtgatacaacgctggcggatcaagctttgttttgtttttttatatattcgATGAAAGCCGTGCATGCATCACGAAAGGCCGGTGACGCAGGCAGTCCATAGGTAGCAGTGCTTCGTGAACTTGGCCACAAAGtgttacattattattattattatttgttttgaacacatatatacaattaacaggaaagggaaagcgaggagcaggcttgcaactgccaccggaaaggggcacaacgcctgcctactcttcagaagggaggtgacagcaacacagaaatggaagataggaaggaggggaagaaagaggaaaggaagagcaacaggacaaatctaaagaataaagtagGACACACGGTACAGAtgacacacagtagggccggtcactgaacgCCCAGTTGCATTTCCAACAGCTGATCGCACAGCAGCAAGGAAGAAGCTGTAAGGATTTCGCATTCGCGCGCTTTCGCTCAGGCGCTTTCGGCACGCCGAGAAAGCGCCATCTAGTTCTTCCAGAGCAAACTGCTTCGCGAAAAGGGTCTATAGAATAGCTGCTTAAGCTGCAACTTATTTCTGCCACGTACTGAAGCTGCCCGACCAGAAATAACAAAACGTTTTATTTTTCTGTCCGTAAAAGCGCCTGTGCGCTGGTGACGTTCGGGTTCTTCTTTAAAAGCATGTGATTAGTCTATACGTAAAGCGTGCACTGGTTCGTAGGTTGTCTGAAGCCTTTCATGTGTCATATATGGCTCAATATGAAGCACggggttgcgggatcgaatcctggccacggcggccgcatttcgatgggagcgaaatgcgaaaaccccaggtggtccagattattccggagtcccccactacggtgtgccgcacaatcagagcgtggttttggcacgtaaaaccccacaatttgtTCATGGCCTGATACGTGTGATCGCGCGAGATTTCacttgacgaagataggtcctcctatcgaaacgttggccaacctttctgaggcaccttatccctgtttataacttttATACCACAGTTTCGATATCAAGTAATATGCTTAGTCTTTACTCCGCTTTATGTTACTTTACCTAACAGCTACTGCGTGCCGTATGTCTAATCACAGAAAGAGAGGTGGTAAAACACGCAAACCTGTGCACACAAATCTTGTAGGCAACAGCCGTCATTCAGGGAGTACACGCTAGAGAGTACCACAGAAGAAAGAGCTTTCAGGCAATATAACCAGTGAAGATACTGAGCATAACTCAATAAAAAAGGTGAAACGCTTGTTGAATGCACATCTCAGAGGCACATATGACGCATGAGAGGCTTCAGACATCAGGCTTCACGAACCAATGCAAATATTAAGCATAACTTGCTatctcaagtgaaaaaaaaaattgtgttacGTGGGTGAACGTGGCTGCACCTGATCAGCCCACGTACAACGCATAGTCCGCGCGGCAAGTACTTGACGAATGCGTCCGCATAGAGTAACCAGCGCCTCTTTCTCTGCGCATACGACTCAGGCCGGGCGCCCGTCTAGCCGAGGCCTGCCTTTCCTGCGAGCCATGCCGTACCGCGTGGCGGCGCGGGCCCCTCCCCGCTACCCGGGCTACCGGCTGGCCGGCCAGCAGCAGCTGAGCGCAGCCAGGTGCGCCACGCTGGCCGCGGAGGACCCGCCGCCCTGCTACCTGGACGCCCTGCGCTGCCCGCTGGCGCAGACGTACAAGGCGCGCGACACCGAAACGCCGCCGCCCGCGTACGACGCCATCTCCTGAGCCTCGGACTTCTCGGACGCCGTGAGCCAGCAGGGAGAACGCGCGAGACGCGCACACTTATAGAGGACCAAGCATCCGCGGCTGCGGCGACTGAGCGTCTCGGACGGGGCGTCACCCTGATCCGGGAGCATACGCTGCTCGGGCTCTGCGGCCGTCGTCGCGCGAGCTGAATGTGCGCGCTTCCTGTGAAGCCAGGCGACAGCGCTATGTCCTGTGGACACGGATGAAGACACCCGCGTCGGAGTGCAAGGTGCCGAGTGGACGTGACCGCAAGGCGACAACGAGGAACAGGCGCTTGCGTGTGTGCAGCGACGAGAGTTCTTTCGTCTTCTTGGGGCTTGGCGCCTGCGTCTTCAACGCACGAGTGACTTCGGTGCCGTCACAGCGTTGCATATCGTGTGCGAATGTGGGACAACTGATTCCCTCGCGCAATGCGCGGTGCCGTGCTTCTATGTTCACAACGTGAAGTGAGAGCTGTAGCTGAATGCGCACAAAGCACCGTCTAGCGAGGTATTGCTTTGTTTCCGAACTGAGTAGCTGTGACTCGCCACTCCACGAATGGATTACTTCCTGCGAAGTCAGGCGACAGCGTTGTCTTGCGTGTACGTGAACGAAGAACTTAGTTCGCAGTGAACGGCACCGACCTCGCACGATCACCGAGTGAAGTGAGAAGGAAGTGCTTGTTCTAGTGCGCGGCTGTGAACGCAGATTTTCTGTGAATCTGCGTGGGGCTTCACAGACGACGCCATGACGAATAGACGTTAGATCACCGGGAGAAGCCTGCGCCGAGACGTCGTATTGTAGCCACGACACGCGAGCCTTCCTGCGCTCGTAGCCTGTACAAAATTCTCACGCAGACTCTCACGATGACGACACTGCGGCCGACAGAGACGaatgtttgcgtgtgtgtgtgtgtgtgtgcgtgtttacAAACGGTGTTTACGCGTGTACATAGATGAGGTTCGTCGTGCGCTTACCCAGCCGTTCCGAGAGACCCTGCCTTCCCTCGGTCAGTGTTGACGCCGCGGTTGAGGGTGCATCCGCAGAGGCTACGATCGCGGTGCAACCAAATGGTACGGCTCTTGCGTTGTGCTCTCCGCGTCTCCTTCAGCAGTTGACGGAGGGTCTCAGCTGACGCGCACACTCCTCCTGGTTGTTGAAGGGCTCGGCATGAAGCACAGGTGAAGCACAGGCTAGACTCTCAATCCACGAGTCTTCGATATCAAAGGCCACGCGAGGCGCTCCGTATAAGAATGTCGATGGTAACTGCCCCTGCGTGCGACCAAAAGAACTCTCGGACAATTACGCTTGCATGCAGGAATAACTCGGCAtgatgtctctttttttttttcgcagctctTCTCTAAACGAAAACAGCGCTTCTCTTGCAGTGACCAGGCCGTAAGTGTGCTGCCAGACCCTTAGCGAGTATAGGAGCAGTGGATTAGGTTGCAACTAAGTAGACTGCGTTTTTTGGCGTTTGAGTTTGCACGTAGACGAGTGTGTAGCTGCAAGGTTCAGTCCCTGTAGTGGCAGCCACAAGTTGACCCGGAAG
Encoded here:
- the LOC135897569 gene encoding uncharacterized protein; protein product: MEPVSVDDCRACQQQQLQLQLQQQQQQQQQQQPSSPADGGDNEEEAGGAEDEEKSIPVAFPRNILRCLVLLLPVSVPVVVYVRDADSTRRLFLVAFALFLLLVFSCVTMALVRSRSRAHDDEEEAAPRAGRPSSRGLPFLRAMPYRVAARAPPRYPGYRLAGQQQLSAARCATLAAEDPPPCYLDALRCPLAQTYKARDTETPPPAYDAIS